The following proteins come from a genomic window of Candidatus Goldiibacteriota bacterium HGW-Goldbacteria-1:
- a CDS encoding NAD(P)H-dependent glycerol-3-phosphate dehydrogenase → MKVSVIGAGGWGTALALILHSNANEVLIWEFVPAYAEELKQKRENVKFLKGVKIPDNIEITNDLKRAIDFAEVVVLAVPSHVMRSLALNIKKLNYKKKIFVSVAKGIEQDTLKTMSAVIKQVLGPVQFAVLSGPSHAEEVGRQVPTTVVAASKKAAIAKKIQVLFSNNAFRVYSSTDIKGVELGGSLKNVIAIAAGVLDGLGLGDNTKAALITRGLAEMKRLGVRMGAKEDTFFGLSGIGDLVVTCESKHSRNRSVGDQIGQGKKIDDILKGMEMVAEGVKTAKSAHDLSKKYKVEMPITNEIYELIYSGKDPKQSISDLMTRKLRSERELLNKE, encoded by the coding sequence ATGAAGGTATCTGTAATCGGCGCGGGCGGATGGGGAACGGCACTGGCGCTTATACTGCATTCAAACGCAAACGAAGTGCTTATATGGGAATTTGTACCCGCCTACGCGGAAGAGCTTAAGCAGAAAAGGGAAAATGTAAAATTCCTTAAGGGCGTAAAAATACCGGATAATATTGAAATAACAAATGATTTAAAACGCGCCATTGATTTCGCGGAAGTGGTTGTGCTGGCTGTGCCGTCGCACGTCATGCGTTCGCTGGCTTTAAATATAAAAAAATTAAACTATAAGAAAAAAATATTTGTAAGCGTGGCAAAAGGGATAGAACAGGACACTTTAAAGACTATGTCCGCTGTCATAAAACAGGTTTTAGGGCCGGTTCAGTTTGCGGTGCTTTCAGGGCCTTCGCACGCTGAAGAAGTGGGCAGGCAGGTTCCCACCACTGTGGTTGCGGCTTCCAAAAAAGCGGCTATTGCAAAAAAGATACAGGTGCTTTTTTCCAATAATGCGTTCAGAGTGTACAGCAGCACTGATATAAAGGGAGTTGAACTTGGCGGCAGTTTAAAAAATGTTATTGCCATTGCCGCCGGGGTTTTAGACGGGCTTGGGCTTGGCGACAACACCAAAGCCGCGCTTATAACAAGGGGCCTTGCGGAAATGAAAAGGCTTGGCGTAAGGATGGGCGCGAAGGAAGACACTTTCTTTGGCCTTTCCGGAATAGGCGATTTAGTCGTAACCTGCGAAAGCAAACACAGCCGAAACAGGTCCGTGGGTGATCAAATCGGGCAGGGCAAAAAAATAGATGATATATTAAAAGGTATGGAAATGGTGGCTGAAGGCGTAAAGACCGCGAAATCCGCCCATGACCTTTCAAAAAAATACAAAGTGGAAATGCCGATAACAAATGAAATATATGAACTGATATATTCAGGTAAAGACCCAAAACAGTCCATTAGCGACCTTATGACAAGAAAGTTAAGGTCAGAGCGCGAACTGTTAAATAAAGAGTAG
- the der gene encoding ribosome biogenesis GTPase Der, producing MKSDFTVLIVGRENVGKSSIFNKLINQQKAIVDDYPGVTRDRLYGDAEWFGKKFTLVDTGGILFDGEDLIKTKVVDTIKDVIKSADLVLMVADGKSGLIPDDKKILTFIKENNPNYVVAVNKIDSQAAVDKTYEFYNMGIDKIFPVSSAHSLGLDDLLDYIAEKIPKVKPDEDDGKLPKIAITGRENAGKSSLFNALLKEERSIVTEIPGTTRDAVDSMIELNGKKFIIIDTAGVKKRRNMKGKPEAFGIGRSFSNVKRSDVVLHVIDITTGITEVDKKVLGYAAEHLKAVVICVNKWDLVKPSDRDAKRKEYIEYLRDEMKFMDYAPVVFVSAKNSAGLEKLIDIVIRVEKKYNFRVKTSILNRMIREAVFRKAPVTKKGSLKIYYATQVSAAPPTFTLFVNSADKIHESYLRYVVNKIREDFGFDGCPIKLKVKQKEKKEA from the coding sequence ATGAAAAGTGATTTTACGGTTTTAATTGTAGGAAGGGAAAATGTCGGCAAATCCTCCATTTTCAACAAACTAATCAACCAGCAGAAGGCCATAGTTGACGATTATCCGGGGGTAACCCGCGACAGGCTTTACGGCGATGCCGAATGGTTTGGAAAAAAGTTTACGCTTGTGGACACGGGCGGAATTCTGTTTGACGGCGAAGACCTTATAAAAACAAAGGTTGTGGATACCATAAAAGATGTCATTAAAAGCGCTGACCTTGTGCTTATGGTGGCGGACGGCAAAAGCGGACTTATTCCGGATGACAAAAAGATCCTGACTTTTATAAAAGAAAATAACCCCAATTACGTTGTCGCGGTCAATAAGATTGATTCGCAGGCGGCGGTTGATAAGACATACGAATTTTATAATATGGGGATTGACAAAATTTTTCCGGTATCTTCAGCGCATTCGCTTGGGCTTGATGACCTGCTTGATTACATAGCGGAGAAAATACCAAAAGTAAAACCGGACGAAGATGACGGCAAGCTTCCCAAGATAGCAATAACAGGAAGGGAAAATGCCGGCAAATCATCGCTGTTTAACGCCCTGCTTAAAGAAGAGCGCTCCATAGTAACTGAAATACCCGGCACCACCCGTGACGCGGTGGATTCAATGATAGAGCTAAACGGAAAGAAATTTATAATTATAGATACCGCGGGCGTGAAAAAACGCAGGAATATGAAGGGCAAGCCGGAAGCGTTTGGAATAGGCAGGTCTTTTTCCAATGTTAAAAGAAGCGACGTTGTCCTGCATGTCATTGATATCACCACGGGAATTACTGAAGTGGACAAGAAAGTGCTTGGCTATGCCGCGGAGCATTTAAAAGCTGTTGTTATCTGTGTTAATAAGTGGGATCTTGTAAAACCTTCAGACAGGGACGCTAAAAGAAAAGAATATATTGAATATCTTCGCGATGAAATGAAATTTATGGACTACGCGCCGGTTGTTTTTGTATCCGCTAAAAATTCGGCTGGCCTTGAAAAGCTTATAGATATTGTAATTCGTGTTGAAAAAAAGTATAATTTCAGGGTAAAGACGTCAATTTTAAACAGAATGATAAGGGAAGCGGTTTTCAGAAAGGCGCCTGTGACAAAAAAAGGCAGCCTTAAAATATACTATGCGACGCAGGTTTCTGCCGCGCCGCCCACTTTTACGCTTTTTGTAAATTCGGCGGATAAAATTCACGAAAGTTATTTAAGATATGTTGTAAATAAGATCCGCGAAGATTTTGGATTTGACGGATGCCCTATTAAACTTAAAGTAAAGCAGAAGGAAAAAAAGGAGGCTTAG
- the plsY gene encoding acyl-phosphate glycerol 3-phosphate acyltransferase, whose protein sequence is MIIILASIAAAYLMGSIPTGYLIVKGLKGIDIRTVGSGNIGATNVKRVLGMKWFFGVLFLDALKGFLPVLAVKILFPQYQFLPVLAALFAVLGHTFTLFLNFKGGKGVATGLGVFLALAPLSVICSVAAFAVFLWMFKYISLGSIVAAILLPAFVFIFGENGFLNLVLIFAIFTAFFVVYKHKENINRLKEGTENKFTLKTQQKEEGPVKPENKKKAVKK, encoded by the coding sequence ATAATTATAATTCTTGCAAGCATTGCAGCTGCGTACCTTATGGGTTCCATACCGACAGGCTATCTTATCGTTAAAGGGTTAAAAGGCATTGATATCAGAACTGTGGGAAGCGGAAATATAGGCGCGACAAATGTTAAACGCGTGCTTGGCATGAAATGGTTTTTTGGAGTTTTATTTCTTGATGCTTTAAAAGGTTTTTTGCCGGTTCTTGCGGTAAAAATATTATTTCCGCAGTATCAGTTTCTTCCCGTACTGGCGGCTTTGTTCGCGGTTCTGGGCCACACTTTCACGCTGTTTCTTAATTTTAAAGGCGGCAAGGGTGTAGCCACAGGGCTTGGTGTTTTTCTTGCGCTGGCGCCTTTATCCGTAATTTGTTCTGTTGCGGCGTTTGCCGTGTTCTTATGGATGTTTAAATACATTTCACTGGGTTCAATAGTGGCGGCAATTCTGCTGCCGGCTTTTGTTTTTATATTCGGGGAAAACGGCTTTTTAAATCTGGTACTGATATTCGCCATCTTTACGGCATTTTTTGTGGTGTATAAACATAAAGAAAATATTAACAGGCTTAAGGAAGGCACGGAAAATAAATTCACGTTAAAGACACAGCAGAAAGAAGAAGGACCGGTAAAGCCTGAAAATAAAAAGAAGGCGGTAAAGAAATGA